The Pseudomonas azotoformans genome has a segment encoding these proteins:
- a CDS encoding MBL fold metallo-hydrolase — METAKPTLIRETFPVGPLQCNCTIIGDPISKKAIVVDPGGNHELILTRLDALGLKVVSIIHTHAHLDHFLASGQLKEKTGATLHLHKEDQFLWDNLEMQCQMFRVPYTPVPSPDRWLEHDEELACGCGVALHTPGHTPGSMSFWFADAKLLIAGDTLFRRGIGRTDLWGGDQATIVRSIKQRLYTLDEGATVVTGHGPDTRLGDEMRENPFVRA, encoded by the coding sequence ATGGAAACCGCCAAGCCGACCCTCATCCGCGAAACTTTTCCCGTCGGCCCGTTGCAGTGCAACTGCACCATCATCGGCGATCCGATCAGCAAAAAGGCCATCGTGGTCGACCCAGGCGGTAATCATGAGTTGATCCTTACGAGGCTAGATGCCTTGGGATTGAAGGTGGTGAGCATCATCCACACTCATGCCCACCTGGATCATTTCCTGGCGTCCGGCCAGCTGAAAGAGAAGACCGGTGCCACTTTGCATCTGCACAAAGAAGATCAATTCCTTTGGGACAATCTGGAAATGCAATGCCAGATGTTTCGCGTGCCTTATACCCCGGTGCCTTCGCCGGATCGCTGGCTGGAGCATGATGAAGAGTTGGCCTGCGGCTGTGGCGTGGCGTTGCACACCCCAGGCCATACGCCGGGGTCGATGAGCTTCTGGTTTGCCGATGCCAAGCTGCTGATTGCCGGCGACACGTTGTTTCGTCGCGGCATCGGGCGTACGGATTTGTGGGGCGGCGACCAGGCGACCATCGTGCGTTCGATCAAGCAGCGCCTGTACACCCTGGACGAGGGCGCGACGGTGGTGACCGGTCACGGGCCGGATACCCGATTGGGCGATGAAATGCGTGAGAACCCTTTTGTGAGGGCGTGA
- a CDS encoding OmpA family lipoprotein, whose translation MFTSRRLLVVATVVALLSGCASPNPYDGSSQGQASNESGGMSKTAKYGGLGALAGALAGAAIDHNNRGKGALIGAVVAGAGAAGYGYYADQQEKKLRESMANTGVEVQRQGDQIKLIMPGNITFATNSDAISSSFYQPLNNLANSLKQFNQNTIQIVGYTDSTGSRQLNMDLSQRRAQSVANYLTSQGVNGANLSARGAGPDNPIASNADVNGRAQNRRVEVNLGPIPGQQYGQPGAQQQAPQQNNQFQGNPYSQYQ comes from the coding sequence ATGTTCACTTCGCGTCGTCTGCTTGTTGTCGCTACCGTCGTAGCTCTGTTGTCCGGCTGCGCATCACCTAACCCTTATGACGGCAGCAGCCAGGGACAGGCGAGTAATGAATCCGGCGGTATGAGCAAAACCGCCAAGTACGGTGGCCTGGGTGCCCTGGCAGGTGCTTTGGCGGGTGCGGCCATCGACCACAACAACCGTGGCAAGGGCGCACTGATCGGCGCCGTCGTAGCGGGTGCCGGCGCTGCGGGTTACGGCTATTACGCCGACCAGCAGGAAAAGAAACTGCGTGAAAGCATGGCCAACACCGGTGTTGAAGTTCAGCGCCAGGGTGACCAGATCAAGCTGATCATGCCGGGCAACATCACCTTCGCGACCAACTCGGACGCGATCTCCAGCAGCTTCTACCAGCCGCTGAACAACCTGGCCAACTCGCTCAAGCAGTTCAACCAGAACACTATCCAGATCGTCGGCTACACCGACAGCACGGGTAGCCGCCAGTTGAACATGGACCTGTCCCAGCGTCGCGCCCAGAGCGTGGCCAACTACCTGACGTCCCAAGGCGTCAACGGCGCCAACCTGAGCGCCCGCGGTGCTGGCCCGGATAACCCGATTGCCAGCAACGCCGACGTCAACGGCCGTGCCCAGAACCGTCGCGTAGAAGTCAACCTCGGCCCGATCCCAGGCCAGCAGTATGGCCAGCCAGGTGCCCAGCAACAGGCGCCACAACAGAACAACCAGTTCCAGGGCAACCCGTACTCGCAGTACCAGTAA
- a CDS encoding IS3 family transposase (programmed frameshift), producing MDSGKRRSQRDYTLAFKLSVVDQVEKGELSYKEAQRRYGIQGRSTVLVWLRKHGRQDWSQGASIREPRSRSMTEPTLPLTPEQRIKELEEQLALSNQKAQFFEAVVNVLKNDYGVSVGKKATRQVLSQGQIQGLSITRACLFMSISRQAYYQRNRVFDERARQDQEVMDFVLEKRRRQPRIGTRKLHYLMSVEVGASVRVGRDRLFSILRNARELVVRKRAYHKTTDSHHRFRRHPNLLKAGHEQIVANRPEQVWVADITYLPTQESVAYVSLVTDAYSRKIVGHHVHESLHTESVIKAMEKAVGERRSTLPLIHHSDRGAQYCSELYQRLHASHGVRCSMTDGYDCYQNALAERINGILKTEFLLYRPKNLADAVKMVDESVLIYNGERPHLSLKYKTPDAVHRAF from the exons ATGGATTCGGGCAAAAGGCGGAGCCAGCGTGACTACACGCTAGCCTTTAAATTATCGGTCGTAGACCAGGTCGAAAAGGGCGAGTTGAGTTATAAAGAGGCTCAACGGCGCTACGGCATTCAGGGCCGGTCCACAGTACTGGTCTGGCTACGCAAGCACGGCCGGCAGGACTGGAGCCAAGGCGCGTCAATTCGAGAGCCGAGGAGCAGGTCCATGACCGAGCCAACCCTCCCGCTGACCCCCGAGCAGCGGATCAAAGAGCTCGAAGAACAGCTGGCGCTAAGCAATCAGAAAGCGCAATTCTTCGAAGCCGTCGTGAATGTTCTGAAAAATGACTACGGTGTTTCCGTCG GTAAAAAAGCGACCCGGCAAGTCCTCTCGCAAGGGCAAATCCAAGGCCTGAGCATCACGAGGGCTTGCCTGTTTATGAGCATTTCGCGCCAAGCGTATTACCAACGCAATCGGGTTTTCGACGAGAGGGCTCGTCAAGATCAAGAGGTCATGGACTTTGTTCTTGAAAAGCGCCGCCGTCAGCCACGGATAGGCACGCGCAAGCTGCATTACCTGATGAGCGTTGAAGTTGGTGCATCAGTTCGGGTCGGCAGAGACCGCCTGTTTAGCATCCTGCGCAACGCTCGAGAACTGGTTGTACGCAAACGGGCATACCACAAAACGACGGACAGCCATCACCGTTTTCGCCGACACCCTAACCTGCTCAAAGCAGGTCATGAGCAGATAGTGGCCAATAGGCCAGAGCAGGTCTGGGTTGCAGACATCACCTACCTGCCGACACAGGAAAGCGTGGCTTATGTGAGCCTGGTGACAGACGCCTACTCGCGCAAGATCGTAGGCCATCATGTGCATGAGAGCTTGCATACCGAGTCGGTAATCAAGGCGATGGAAAAGGCAGTTGGTGAGCGCCGAAGCACGCTGCCACTGATCCATCACTCAGACCGTGGAGCCCAATACTGCTCTGAGCTTTATCAACGCTTGCACGCTAGTCATGGCGTCAGGTGCTCAATGACCGACGGCTATGACTGCTACCAGAATGCTCTGGCGGAGAGGATAAACGGCATTTTGAAGACCGAGTTCCTGCTGTATCGCCCTAAAAATCTGGCGGACGCAGTGAAAATGGTGGATGAGTCGGTGCTGATCTACAACGGGGAACGGCCACACCTGTCCCTGAAATACAAAACGCCCGATGCGGTGCATCGGGCGTTTTGA
- a CDS encoding BON domain-containing protein, producing MTVNRLSLLAITLCLAISGCSTAITATRDTPIQDDKGTRTFGSKIDDSLIETKVEVNVAKAATDLGNGASRIVVTSFNGVVLLAGQTPRADLKAQAEQAAAAVQRVKKVHNELQVMDPITLLAISNDALLTTKIKAQMLTDNAIPGSRIKVVTDNGIVYLMGLLTQAEATRAANLVQGVSGVQKIVKVFEYID from the coding sequence ATGACCGTTAACCGCCTGAGCCTTTTGGCCATCACCCTGTGCCTCGCTATCAGCGGCTGCAGCACGGCCATCACTGCAACACGCGACACCCCTATTCAGGATGACAAGGGCACCCGTACCTTCGGCAGCAAGATCGATGACTCGCTGATCGAAACCAAGGTTGAAGTCAACGTCGCCAAGGCCGCCACCGACCTGGGCAACGGCGCCTCGCGCATTGTGGTCACCAGCTTCAACGGCGTAGTACTGCTCGCCGGCCAGACGCCACGCGCCGACCTCAAGGCCCAGGCCGAACAAGCCGCCGCCGCTGTACAGCGCGTGAAGAAGGTGCACAACGAATTGCAGGTGATGGACCCGATCACCCTGCTGGCCATCAGCAACGACGCGCTGCTGACGACCAAGATCAAGGCGCAGATGCTCACCGATAACGCGATCCCTGGCTCGCGCATCAAGGTCGTGACCGATAACGGCATCGTCTACCTGATGGGCCTGCTCACCCAGGCCGAAGCCACTCGCGCAGCCAACTTGGTGCAGGGTGTGTCCGGGGTACAGAAAATCGTCAAGGTGTTCGAGTACATCGACTGA
- a CDS encoding phosphoheptose isomerase, translated as MDMQSRIRQLFQASIDTKQQAMDVLAPHIEQASQVMVNALLNEGKMLSCGNGGSAGDAQHFSSELLNRFERERPSLPAIALTTDSSTITSIANDYSYNEIFSKQIRALGQPGDVLLAISTSGNSANIIQAIQAAHDREMIVVALTGRDGGGMASLLLPEDVEIRVPANVTARIQEVHLLAIHCLCDLIDSQLFGSEE; from the coding sequence ATGGACATGCAATCCCGAATTCGCCAGCTTTTCCAGGCCAGCATCGACACCAAGCAACAGGCGATGGACGTACTTGCACCGCACATCGAGCAAGCCAGTCAGGTCATGGTCAATGCCTTGCTCAACGAGGGCAAAATGCTTTCGTGCGGCAACGGTGGTTCGGCCGGCGACGCCCAGCATTTCTCGTCCGAGCTGCTCAACCGCTTCGAGCGTGAGCGCCCTAGCCTGCCGGCCATTGCCTTGACCACCGACTCGTCGACGATTACCTCGATCGCCAACGACTACAGCTATAACGAAATTTTCTCCAAGCAGATCCGCGCCCTGGGCCAACCCGGCGATGTGCTGCTGGCGATTTCCACCAGCGGCAACTCGGCGAATATTATTCAGGCGATCCAGGCCGCACATGATCGCGAAATGATTGTCGTAGCATTGACCGGGCGCGATGGCGGCGGCATGGCTTCGCTGCTGTTGCCTGAAGATGTGGAGATTCGCGTCCCGGCCAATGTCACCGCACGTATCCAGGAAGTCCACCTGCTGGCGATCCACTGCCTGTGCGATCTGATCGACAGCCAACTGTTTGGGAGTGAAGAATGA
- a CDS encoding YraN family protein: MPERSSAQSGKDAELQALKHLQQQGLRLLAQNWLCKRGELDLVMLDGDTVVFVEVRYRKHAQWGGALASIDGRKRQKLILAAQFFLQKEHRWADAPCRFDVVAIESTPSGQADLNWLKNAFDS, translated from the coding sequence ATGCCTGAGCGGTCCAGCGCACAAAGCGGCAAGGACGCCGAACTACAAGCTCTGAAACACTTGCAACAACAGGGTCTGCGCCTACTGGCGCAGAACTGGTTGTGTAAACGCGGCGAGCTTGATCTGGTCATGCTTGACGGCGATACAGTAGTATTCGTCGAAGTCCGCTATAGAAAACACGCACAATGGGGTGGCGCGCTCGCCAGTATTGACGGGCGCAAGCGTCAAAAGCTGATACTCGCCGCGCAGTTTTTCCTGCAAAAAGAGCATCGCTGGGCCGACGCCCCCTGCCGTTTCGATGTGGTTGCCATAGAAAGCACACCGTCTGGTCAGGCTGATCTGAACTGGCTGAAAAATGCCTTCGACAGCTGA